A portion of the Lolium rigidum isolate FL_2022 chromosome 1, APGP_CSIRO_Lrig_0.1, whole genome shotgun sequence genome contains these proteins:
- the LOC124696826 gene encoding outer mitochondrial transmembrane helix translocase-like isoform X2, translating to MRSTDSSRFVQELVLYAASAALSCLVLFAGLRQLDPNRESSKKALQHKKEIAKRLGRPLISTTPYEDVIACDVINPDEIDVVFDSVGGLDEVKQALYELVILPLRRPELFAYGKLLSPQKGVLLYGPPGTGKTMLAKAIAKESGAVFINIRISNLMSKWFGDAQKLVSAVFSLAHKLQPAIIFIDEVDSFLGQRRTTDHEAMTNMKTEFMSLWDGFTTDQNARVMVLAATNRPSELDEAILRRFTQIFEIGVPVRSERSKILQVVLKGENVESNIDYDYIASMCDGFTGSDILELCKQAAFYPIREILSSEKDGIRPDSPRPLKQSDLEKALSTSRKGKKSGLQSPVWIRPSDPEDDQISCKSAVE from the exons aTGAGGTCGACGGACTCGTCGCGGTTCGTGCAGGAGCTGGTGCTCTACGCGGCCAGCGCGGCGCTCAGCTGCCTCGTCCTCTTCGCCGGCCTCCGCCAGCTCGACCCCAACCGCGAGTCCTCCAAGAAGGCGCTGCAGCACAAGAAGGAGATCGCCAAGCGCCTCGGCAGGCCGCTCATCTCCACCACCCCCTACGAG GACGTGATTGCGTGCGACGTCATCAACCCCGACGAGATCGACGTGGTGTTCGACTCCGTCGGCGGGCTCGACGAGGTCAAGCAGGCGCTCTACGAGCTCGTCATCCTGCCCCTGCGCCGCCCCGAGCTCTTCGCCTACGGCAAGCTCCTCAGCCCGCAGAAGGGGGTGCTCCTCTACGGCCCGCCCGGGACGGGCAAGACCATGCTCGCCAAGGCCATCGCAAAGGAGTCGGGCGCCGTGTTCATCAACATCAGGATATCCAATCTCATGAGCAAGTGGTTCGGGGACGCGCAGAAGCTAG TGTCTGCGGTGTTTAGCCTCGCGCACAAGCTCCAGCccgctatcatcttcatcgatgaGGTTGATAGTTTCTTGGGACAGCGGCGGACTACAGACCACGAAGCTATGACTAACATGAAGACGGAGTTCATGTCCTTATGGGACGGTTTCACCACCGATC AGAATGCTCGTGTGATGGTGCTTGCTGCTACAAACAGACCTTCTGAGCTAGACGAGGCCATTCTCAGGCGCTTTACGCAGATATTTGAAATTGGGGTCCCCGTTCGCAGTGAAAGAAGCAAGATACTTCAAGTTGTATTGAAGGGCGAAAATGTCGAGTCCAACATCGATTACGATTACATTGCCAGTATGTGTGACGGCTTTACTGGATCAGATATCCTAGAACTGTGCAAGCAGGCTGCATTCTACCCGATCAGGGAGATTTTGAGCAGCGAGAAAGATGGGATCAGACCAGAT AGTCCAAGACCCTTGAAGCAATCAGACCTGGAGAAAGCTTTGTCAACATCTAGGAAGGGAAAGAAGTCAGGCCTACAGTCACCTGTGTGGATCCGGCCGTCAGATCCGGAAGATGACCAG ATCTCATGCAAATCCGCAGTGGAGTAA
- the LOC124684004 gene encoding uncharacterized protein LOC124684004: protein MDAAVSLHHHGALPAAAATSLPPHHHHHRSLHLKHPLPTTSTRLAATLPPSRTPRRSTSSTTAAPASVPARTTISSARAATGYAAALADASLRAGTLPRAARHASALLRRLQDPPRGQRLEEADGRVSALVRMLVAKGKGGMVADVLAEFAAICDRLLAPPPASYSASSKRAHSSRASYYSY from the coding sequence ATGGACGCGGCCGTCTCCCTGCACCACCACGGCgcgctccccgccgccgccgccacctccctcccaccccaccaccaccaccaccgttccCTCCACCTCAAACACCCTCTCCCCACCACCTCCACCCGCCTCGCCGCGACCTTGCCGCCATCCAGGACGCCCCGCCGCTCCACCTCATCCACCACCGCAGCTCCCGCTTCCGTCCCGGCGCGCACCACCATCAGCAGCGCCCGCGCCGCCACGGGCTACGCGGCCGCGCTGGCCGACGCGTCCCTGCGCGCCGGCACGCTTCCACGAGCCGCCCGCCACGCAAgcgcgctcctccgccgcctccaggaCCCGCCGCGCGGGCAGCGCCTGGAGGAGGCCGACGGCCGGGTCAGCGCGCTCGTCAGGATGCTCGTCGCCAAGGGCAAGGGCGGCATGGTCGCCGACGTCCTCGCCGAGTTTGCCGCCATCTGCGACCGCCTGCTCGCACCGCCGCCCGCCTCGTACTCGGCCTCGAGCAAGCGCGCCCACTCATCACGCGCCTCCTACTACTCCTACTGA
- the LOC124696843 gene encoding ras-related protein Rab11A-like, with amino-acid sequence MEEDYVFKVVVIGDSGVGKTQLLGRFTRDEFHLDSKSTIGIEFQTRTVVIARRRVKAQIWDTAGQERYRAVTSAYYRGALGAMLVYDVTRRATFQHVARWVAELRAHADKSIVVVLVGNKADLAALPGRREVEVEEAEAFAEEQGLFFFEASALSGDNVEAAFMGLLGEIHATVSRKRLEVEDKVGRSGGDGGAADVLVLKGLSLSQELSMMETSAMKTPSRCSSCS; translated from the coding sequence ATGGAGGAGGACTACGTGTTCAAGGTGGTGGTGATCGGCGACTCGGGGGTGGGGAAGACGCAGCTGCTGGGGCGCTTCACCCGCGACGAGTTCCACCTCGACTCCAAGTCCACCATCGGCATCGAGTTCCAGACGCGCACCGTCGTCATCGCGCGGCGGCGCGTCAAGGCCCAGATCTGGGACACGGCGGGGCAGGAGCGGTACAGGGCGGTCACCAGCGCCTACTACCGGGGCGCGCTGGGCGCCATGCTCGTCTACGACGTCACGCGGCGGGCCACCTTCCAGCACGtcgcgcggtgggtcgccgagctCCGCGCGCACGCCGACAAGTCCATCGTCGTTGTGCTCGTCGGCAACAAGGCCGACCTCGCCGCGCTGCCGGGACGCCGCgaggtggaggttgaagaggcggAGGCTTTTGCAGAGGAGCAGGGGCTCTTCTTCTTCGAGGCGTCCGCGCTCAGCGGGGACAACGTCGAGGCCGCGTTCATGGGTCTGCTCGGGGAGATACACGCCACCGTATCCAGGAAACGGCTGGAGGTGGAGGACAAGGTGGGGAGAAGCGGCGGTGACGGTGGGGCCGCCGACGTGCTGGTGCTCAAGGGGCTGTCGCTGTCTCAGGAGCTGTCCATGATGGAAACCAGCGCCATGAAGACACCAAGCAGGTGTTCTTCATGCTCCTGA
- the LOC124696826 gene encoding outer mitochondrial transmembrane helix translocase-like isoform X1: MRSTDSSRFVQELVLYAASAALSCLVLFAGLRQLDPNRESSKKALQHKKEIAKRLGRPLISTTPYEDVIACDVINPDEIDVVFDSVGGLDEVKQALYELVILPLRRPELFAYGKLLSPQKGVLLYGPPGTGKTMLAKAIAKESGAVFINIRISNLMSKWFGDAQKLVSAVFSLAHKLQPAIIFIDEVDSFLGQRRTTDHEAMTNMKTEFMSLWDGFTTDQNARVMVLAATNRPSELDEAILRRFTQIFEIGVPVRSERSKILQVVLKGENVESNIDYDYIASMCDGFTGSDILELCKQAAFYPIREILSSEKDGIRPDSPRPLKQSDLEKALSTSRKGKKSGLQSPVWIRPSDPEDDQVQSAIFEISKMMSRIVQNSQSEPQEPSSP, from the exons aTGAGGTCGACGGACTCGTCGCGGTTCGTGCAGGAGCTGGTGCTCTACGCGGCCAGCGCGGCGCTCAGCTGCCTCGTCCTCTTCGCCGGCCTCCGCCAGCTCGACCCCAACCGCGAGTCCTCCAAGAAGGCGCTGCAGCACAAGAAGGAGATCGCCAAGCGCCTCGGCAGGCCGCTCATCTCCACCACCCCCTACGAG GACGTGATTGCGTGCGACGTCATCAACCCCGACGAGATCGACGTGGTGTTCGACTCCGTCGGCGGGCTCGACGAGGTCAAGCAGGCGCTCTACGAGCTCGTCATCCTGCCCCTGCGCCGCCCCGAGCTCTTCGCCTACGGCAAGCTCCTCAGCCCGCAGAAGGGGGTGCTCCTCTACGGCCCGCCCGGGACGGGCAAGACCATGCTCGCCAAGGCCATCGCAAAGGAGTCGGGCGCCGTGTTCATCAACATCAGGATATCCAATCTCATGAGCAAGTGGTTCGGGGACGCGCAGAAGCTAG TGTCTGCGGTGTTTAGCCTCGCGCACAAGCTCCAGCccgctatcatcttcatcgatgaGGTTGATAGTTTCTTGGGACAGCGGCGGACTACAGACCACGAAGCTATGACTAACATGAAGACGGAGTTCATGTCCTTATGGGACGGTTTCACCACCGATC AGAATGCTCGTGTGATGGTGCTTGCTGCTACAAACAGACCTTCTGAGCTAGACGAGGCCATTCTCAGGCGCTTTACGCAGATATTTGAAATTGGGGTCCCCGTTCGCAGTGAAAGAAGCAAGATACTTCAAGTTGTATTGAAGGGCGAAAATGTCGAGTCCAACATCGATTACGATTACATTGCCAGTATGTGTGACGGCTTTACTGGATCAGATATCCTAGAACTGTGCAAGCAGGCTGCATTCTACCCGATCAGGGAGATTTTGAGCAGCGAGAAAGATGGGATCAGACCAGAT AGTCCAAGACCCTTGAAGCAATCAGACCTGGAGAAAGCTTTGTCAACATCTAGGAAGGGAAAGAAGTCAGGCCTACAGTCACCTGTGTGGATCCGGCCGTCAGATCCGGAAGATGACCAGGTACAGAGCGCAATTTTTGAGATATCTAAGATGATGTCTCGAATAGTTCAGAACAGTCAGTCGGAACCGCAAGAGCCATCTTCACCTTGA